A section of the Parasteatoda tepidariorum isolate YZ-2023 chromosome 6, CAS_Ptep_4.0, whole genome shotgun sequence genome encodes:
- the LOC107443267 gene encoding anamorsin homolog (The sequence of the model RefSeq protein was modified relative to this genomic sequence to represent the inferred CDS: added 77 bases not found in genome assembly), translating to MSPSPENSGKILLLWGPPAKQEHLIEVVDELKKTASGLVAVENLERLIVSDHASSSFDVVYCGTLTPTLAFHPAEIFSEIARILKPGGTVVIRESVINEGEIPNLRTASKLASALKLTGFVDVSQPETIPVTKIHVEDYDKHFPSDKDISLIEVKARKPSFEIGSSVPITKKASSKNDAAKVWMLSSDDALDENVELINEDDLLDEDDLKKPDPSSLKVCATTKQRKACKNCSCGLAEELETEAAAKIEKNKSAPSACGNCYLGDAFRCVSCPYLGMPAFKPGEKISLSDRQLKADV from the exons atgagTCCTAGTCCTGAAAACAGTggcaaaatattattgctttggGGACCACCTGCAAAGCAAGAGCATTTGATTGAGGTAGTTgatgaacttaaaaaaacagcTAGTGGATTAGTTGCAGTTGAAAATTTAGAACGTTTGATTGTGT ctGATCATGCTAGCTCGTCATTTGATGTTGTTTACTGTGGAACACTTACCCCGACCTTAGCATTTCACCctgcagaaatattttctgaaatagctCGTATTCTAAAACCTGGAGGGACTGTTGTCATCCGAGAATCTGTCATAAATGAAG CCAGAAACAATACCTGTAACAAAAATACATGTTGAGGATTATGATAAACATTTTCCTAGTGATAAGGATATTTCATTAATAGAGGTTAAAGCAAGAAAACCATCATTTGAAATTGGATCCTCTGTTCCTATTACAAAAAAAG ctTCAAGTAAGAATGATGCTGCCAAAGTGTGGATGTTATCATCTGATGATGCTCTCgatgaaaatgttgaattaataaatgaagatGATTTACTTGATGAAGATGATCTGAAGAAGCCTGATCCCTCATCATTAAagg tgtgTGCCACTACAAAACAGAGGAAAGCTTGTAAAAACTGCTCATGCGGTTTAGCTGAAGAGCTAGAAACTGAAGCAGCtgctaaaatagaaaaaaataagtctgCTCCATCTGCTTGTGGCaat tgttaTTTAGGTGATGCCTTTCGTTGTGTCAGTTGTCCATATTTGGGAATGCCAGCCTTCAAACCAggtgaaaaaatttcactttcagATCGGCAACTTAAAGCCGATGTATAA